A genomic region of Mesobacillus jeotgali contains the following coding sequences:
- a CDS encoding KinB-signaling pathway activation protein, whose protein sequence is MTSRNWVHLFLTTLVVGAVTTAVVGFIVRWSEFQQLLSDFNILEFLSILVWLMGVGLIFSILSQMGFFAYLTVHRFGLGIFKSLWNPVQVLLIAFVLFDLVYLRFNAFAESGESIMPYIGLAVIVLVAGLIVAFMKVKQTNKEALIPALFFMTVVTVIEWVPVLRVNEHSWLYLMLFPLLACNAYQLLVLHKLNQKSQEERKALEKKVKTKTNGKVQKKPSNA, encoded by the coding sequence GTGACAAGCCGTAATTGGGTACACTTATTTCTCACCACCCTGGTTGTTGGAGCGGTGACAACTGCTGTGGTTGGTTTTATTGTCCGCTGGAGTGAATTCCAGCAGCTGTTAAGTGATTTCAACATTCTTGAATTCCTTTCAATTTTAGTATGGCTAATGGGTGTCGGTCTTATATTTAGCATTCTTAGCCAAATGGGTTTCTTCGCTTACTTGACCGTACATCGTTTTGGCCTTGGTATTTTTAAATCTCTATGGAATCCAGTACAAGTCCTGTTGATTGCTTTTGTATTGTTTGACCTCGTATATCTGCGTTTTAACGCCTTCGCGGAAAGCGGCGAGAGCATCATGCCTTATATAGGTCTCGCGGTAATTGTCCTGGTCGCTGGATTGATTGTAGCGTTTATGAAGGTTAAGCAAACCAACAAAGAAGCTTTAATACCAGCGTTGTTTTTCATGACTGTCGTAACAGTGATTGAATGGGTGCCTGTACTCCGAGTGAACGAGCACAGTTGGCTTTATCTCATGCTGTTTCCATTGTTAGCATGTAATGCCTACCAGCTTCTGGTTTTGCATAAGCTTAACCAGAAATCACAGGAAGAGCGAAAAGCCCTTGAAAAAAAGGTTAAAACAAAAACAAATGGAAAAGTACAAAAAAAACCGTCCAACGCATAG
- the pdaB gene encoding polysaccharide deacetylase family sporulation protein PdaB, which produces MNFFYVMNAKSIKTAFVIVIAAFFTAWFFYMENMVQLPAFSAKDGPKAIYKGEKDLALTFNIGWGDEKAEPILDVLKKEKAGAVTFFLSGSWAERHPDLVNRMVKDGYEIGMLGYEYKDYTDLEEDKIRRDILKAQEAFKKLNVKNIELLRAPTGHFDQRTLKIAERLGYTVVHWSLDTKDWTNPGTEVIAENAAKAKKGDILLMHASDSAKQTAEALPLVLKDIRSKNLKMVTVSEMIANGDSKSKEIK; this is translated from the coding sequence ATGAATTTCTTTTATGTAATGAATGCTAAGTCGATTAAAACAGCTTTTGTCATCGTTATTGCAGCCTTTTTTACAGCATGGTTCTTTTACATGGAAAATATGGTCCAACTCCCTGCTTTTTCAGCAAAAGATGGTCCTAAAGCCATTTATAAAGGAGAAAAGGATTTAGCTTTGACCTTTAATATCGGCTGGGGCGATGAAAAAGCTGAACCTATTCTTGACGTTCTGAAGAAAGAGAAAGCAGGAGCTGTCACCTTCTTCTTGTCAGGGTCCTGGGCAGAAAGACATCCAGACCTGGTGAACCGGATGGTGAAAGATGGGTATGAAATTGGCATGCTTGGATATGAGTATAAGGATTATACCGATCTAGAGGAAGATAAAATCAGGCGTGATATCCTAAAAGCTCAGGAAGCATTTAAAAAGCTTAATGTTAAGAACATTGAGCTGCTGCGTGCCCCTACTGGCCATTTTGATCAACGCACCTTAAAAATTGCCGAACGACTTGGGTATACGGTCGTCCACTGGAGTCTTGATACAAAGGATTGGACGAATCCTGGCACTGAGGTCATTGCCGAGAATGCCGCAAAGGCAAAGAAAGGTGATATCCTCTTGATGCATGCTTCTGATTCAGCTAAGCAAACAGCCGAAGCACTGCCTCTGGTGTTAAAGGATATCAGGTCAAAGAATCTGAAGATGGTCACTGTTTCAGAAATGATCGCTAACGGTGACTCTAAATCAAAAGAAATAAAATAA